Genomic segment of Bacteroidota bacterium:
GACATGCTTCAGGTCAGCATCTTTCAACGCTTTAGAAAGATCCCGACCTAAAACATGTCGGGATGACGAGATAAGATGAAAATGCGACAGTACCTATATTCCTTGCGGGTGATTCGATAACTACGTACAATAAAACACCATGAATCTCCAGGATATCCGGTCATTATACGAATTCAATTACTGGGCCAAGGCGCGGATCCTCGACTCCCTCACGTCCCTCACGCCGGAACAATACGCCCTCGATCTGAAATCGAGCCACGGCGGGATTCAGGGCACGCTCGTGCATCTCGTGGGCGCGGAGGAAATCTGGGTGCGGAGGTGGAAGGGCGAGTCCCCTGCCACGTTCATGAAGCCGGCCGACTACCCCACCCTCCAGAGCATCAGCGACCGCTGGGACATGGTCGAGCACGAGATCATGGGATTCTGCCACATGCTCAAGAGCGACGCCGACATTGCGAAGACGGTGACGTACAAGGACCTGAAAGGAAACACCTACGCGATGGCCCTCGCCCCTTTAATGCAACACCTCGTCAACCATTCGTCGTATCACCGCGGACAGATCGTCACAATGCTGAGGCAGTCGGGCATGAAGGCCCCCGCCACCGACCTGGTGGCTTTTTACAGGGAACAGGCGGCAAAGCCTCAAACCTGAACTGCAAAGATCAATAGAAACTCGTTCCCACGCTCTGCGTGGGAACGCAATATTCGGCCGCTCCGCGGCCGGGGGCGCGGAGCGCCCCTGCATGCATTCCGCCGCAGAGCGGCGGAACGAGAATCTTGGGTGTTTTAAAACAAGCGTCGCGCAATCACACTGGGAGTGAGAGAGGAAAGATGAGATGACTTTATTGATAGCCCGGCGTTTGCTGATCTGGGGGGCGATCGCGCTGAGCGCAATTCCCCTCCTGGCACCGGCAGGGGCTCAGATTCAAACCGGAACGTCTCCCCAAACGGGCGACACCC
This window contains:
- a CDS encoding DinB family protein, which codes for MNLQDIRSLYEFNYWAKARILDSLTSLTPEQYALDLKSSHGGIQGTLVHLVGAEEIWVRRWKGESPATFMKPADYPTLQSISDRWDMVEHEIMGFCHMLKSDADIAKTVTYKDLKGNTYAMALAPLMQHLVNHSSYHRGQIVTMLRQSGMKAPATDLVAFYREQAAKPQT